A region from the Naumannella halotolerans genome encodes:
- a CDS encoding DUF5979 domain-containing protein: MVSSLRRRTRQWHAALCLLTSLVLAAGLVLVGTPTAPTEQAEAAIIPNIGVTAQLANQVGRDNGTTGNCVTYAPRQGTSAQTTFVSSPTEARTGHGTPSSNICSTTLSTTGQSVLGVTPNNPGSVEDGTNFLLATVRHYNNPIYTSDQYYTGDMRIQLSGFDTSPTLSFPWTMDETPNVGNCSQPPPTNNPNACPDVTAFTNVVSNQTITRDGISYRLVINGFGAAANGTCPATTGNVTPSGNFVTAEGTTTTGCIYAQLSQIRTLNVVKTVAGPAPSTAFNFSANSSLGSGSAWNSAFSLTPPTTGTRTASTGARPLLQGETVTIGEGVPSDPRWALSNIACVTGTGSPLGSGVVSVTGSSLTLNNVPAPATVADGPITCTVTNTYTPKATLTLVKNVTGGSATPADFTLTAAGPSTVSGPGGSAAVAGRAVNPGTYSLSEATNTSGYVPGNWTCNSGVAVTNGQITLTDGMNVTCTVTNRYATGAFTVAKTVDGPPGGFTGNAQTPFTGSYQCGTAQPVNFTVSTGTTFTSPQLPAGVSCTVTENQPSGNLADSSWSWNAPTYTNRTVTIADQQTQTVGIANSYRQDTGAVGVSKQVVAREGTSISAWTGGADRTFPVAYSCQVGGTQVASGTTEVAADQAVVQLSGLPATASCSFTETQQTLPGDFADASYEWDGYTVSPPTVTVGANGTAAATITNYFVRDTAELTLAKQLDGEGYVGDGEPFEVAWNCGTDSGTVTLGPDDSETVTVPAGPSCTVEEAAPEADLLDAGHIWGPPTYDGLTNGAVSVPANGSATVTVTNPTTPIYGAVQVTKELDPSDLSAGLVHGATFDITVECDAPAEGTDEDYSETFSLSVNGTGTTPRVPVGTDCTITEEDPADALLVDESYVFGDAPAAQTVTVDEADQVVGVTVTNTLERVYGSLDITKAITGGPDGAGASADFAGTWTCTKGDTVNEGTWSVTGAGPAELTGDADQVPLGSSCSVTEGTVDGQPVPTDSSYVWAGSDLGGTVVVTGDASEAELTVTNSVHQLTGSFGVGKTVLGGQPGTDFADTPFLMSYTCELPDGSTADGTLQVEAGGSVSGPDLPAGSDCTLTEQSDFPDPVDPLVWQPEETTVQLDTGDPQTGDSIDFTIDDDASQQVTFTNVLAEETVSVEAVKELDGAVEGFDEGTFDLTLTCVSRGASPQFGPVAAEVGEPVSFDGVPLGAECALAEAPVAAGYGLTDPSFAWDGVSIDAPEVTASEDPQTITVTNSIGRVYGGLTVNKLVEDQTGVVESDRTYGGEWSCTYGDDEPVEGTWAVDGAGTASLDGVPDEGILLTSDCTATETDGIDDPPSATDPSWVWDDPQITDDATVEAGSPAAITVTNRYHRESASLQVTKEITGETAGYVGEGEAFQVDVRCVTPGGAGDTQTLVGRVDVAPGADSPVTLLDQAPVGWDCSVAEASPGQELLADASYAWELPQIEPARFTVADTDDVVVEVTNPIRRVYGQVAVQKLVDAPEGVVDADATFGGEIVCTYGEGDHAEEITDEWSAEAGQVSAELTQVPVGSSCEATETAPSDDLLADESWTWADPVVSDPVTVAAGQTSQLTVTNTPERVYSGLTVSKVFDGEERALADPEATIGATWVCANGDQSWNGVVDLPLAGGEVTAFAADGSVEGVQVPAGSNCAVTETTPTQDLLDDASWAWQPPTYQVLAPTAGEVTSTPAQLSTDAETVASVEITNDVTRVTGAFTVTKAISGSDPADLPAGSQFSGSWTCTHPGDPDQTGVWAVTGTGSATIGGILRDSECTITSEDLRIQPPVDGDDSYQWDEWSADGPVTVVGAPEAAVLTVTNQVVRAYGTLTITKTLDDPAEVVEDGRVFSGGWTCTYRDTDPVTGTWTVTGSGPATLQGVPEEGILFGSDCTADEVGGIDVQPSLGDPSYGWNAPEIVDAIIGEDPAPVTVGNSYQRRTEPLTVSKELTGQVQGYVGEGTPFGIGVECVSPDDETLSVSGQVELAPGAEAVQLLDAAPVGWECTVTETAPEQDLLRDDSYAWGQPVITPQTFTVGAADAPEDGLVEVENPIQRVYGTVAVQKLLGDEVPPGVVSDDAEFGGQIVCTYGEGDAAQTFTDGWTAGVGEVGSSTMEVPVGASCEATENDLDQADLVDQSWSWTSPQFSEPVTITAADEPARLTVTNTAERRYSALTIQKVYAGPEEALADPVGTVTAQWVCTYGEETYRGEVDLAADGGEATAFAADGSVEGIEVPAGADCTVSESAPAEELLVDGSWSWLAPQYRVLAPSEGPIGTEPAEVVTSRDAVASVEVTNEVQRLTGELQITKAITGADPADLPADSTFSGTYRCELAGNEPQTGTWTVSGTGSTTVDGLPAGAECEITGEDTPAQPPVDDNPSFGWGQWTADGPVTVVDDAVVTLTVTNPVDRIRFPISFSKQVTGATELLPGGSEFTVQYSCAVPDGGVTNGNVTLVDGGSTPSVDLTPGSSCTVTEIAPNEVPGGQWGAPVFTVDGGTGAEQQNRTVEFDLPSAADWVPVEVRVENPLSAAPSPTPTPTGTPTPTESPTTSPTGTPTQSPTETPTQSPTGTPTQSPTGTPTQSPTGTPTQSPTGTPTQSPTGTPTQSPTGTPTQSPTGTPTQSPTGTPTQSPTGTPTQSPTGTPTQSPTGTPTQSPTGTPTQSPTETPTQSPTGTPTQSPTGTPTQTPTGSTSPSPTEVPTESGPPSTSSEPTWSPSATETTPPGEGGGDGDTGPLAGTGSTLGIGVLAVTVISLLGGLALLRRRD; encoded by the coding sequence ATGGTTTCATCTTTGCGTCGTCGTACCCGCCAGTGGCATGCAGCACTGTGTCTGCTGACCAGCTTGGTCCTGGCAGCGGGGCTGGTGCTCGTCGGTACGCCGACCGCGCCGACCGAGCAGGCCGAGGCGGCGATCATTCCGAACATCGGGGTGACGGCCCAGTTGGCAAATCAGGTAGGCCGGGACAATGGCACCACGGGGAACTGTGTCACCTATGCCCCCCGACAGGGCACGTCGGCCCAGACGACCTTTGTCAGTTCTCCGACCGAAGCGAGAACCGGGCACGGCACCCCTTCGTCGAACATCTGTTCGACAACGCTGTCCACGACCGGCCAAAGCGTTCTCGGCGTGACACCGAACAACCCGGGGTCGGTGGAGGACGGCACGAACTTCCTGCTGGCAACGGTTCGGCACTACAACAACCCGATCTACACCTCCGACCAGTACTACACCGGCGACATGCGAATTCAGTTGTCCGGCTTCGACACCTCACCAACGTTGAGCTTTCCCTGGACGATGGACGAGACCCCGAACGTCGGGAACTGTTCGCAGCCCCCACCGACGAACAATCCGAATGCATGTCCGGACGTGACGGCTTTCACCAATGTGGTCTCCAACCAGACGATCACCCGGGACGGCATCTCGTACCGGCTGGTCATCAATGGCTTCGGGGCGGCCGCCAACGGCACCTGTCCGGCCACCACCGGGAACGTCACGCCCAGCGGCAATTTCGTCACCGCTGAAGGGACGACCACTACCGGTTGCATCTACGCCCAGCTGAGCCAGATCCGAACCCTGAACGTGGTCAAGACCGTTGCCGGTCCGGCCCCGTCCACCGCGTTCAACTTCAGTGCGAACAGCAGCCTGGGTAGTGGTTCGGCCTGGAACAGCGCCTTCAGTCTCACCCCGCCCACCACCGGCACCAGGACCGCCAGCACCGGAGCACGACCCTTGCTGCAGGGGGAGACCGTCACGATCGGTGAGGGTGTGCCGTCGGATCCGCGTTGGGCGCTGTCCAACATCGCCTGCGTCACCGGTACGGGCAGCCCACTCGGGTCCGGGGTGGTGAGCGTCACCGGCTCCAGCCTCACCCTGAACAACGTCCCGGCGCCGGCCACCGTGGCCGACGGACCGATCACCTGCACCGTCACCAATACCTACACGCCGAAGGCCACGCTGACGCTGGTCAAGAACGTCACCGGCGGCAGTGCGACCCCGGCCGACTTCACTCTCACCGCAGCCGGACCCTCGACCGTCAGCGGTCCCGGCGGGAGTGCGGCGGTGGCCGGCCGGGCCGTCAACCCGGGCACCTACAGCCTGAGTGAGGCGACCAACACCAGCGGGTACGTCCCGGGCAACTGGACGTGCAACTCCGGCGTCGCGGTGACCAACGGTCAGATCACGCTCACCGACGGTATGAACGTCACCTGTACGGTCACCAACAGGTACGCCACCGGAGCCTTCACCGTCGCCAAGACCGTCGACGGACCGCCGGGCGGCTTCACCGGCAATGCGCAGACGCCGTTCACCGGCTCCTACCAGTGCGGCACGGCCCAACCGGTGAATTTCACCGTCTCCACCGGCACCACCTTCACCTCACCGCAACTGCCCGCCGGGGTGTCCTGCACGGTCACCGAGAACCAACCCAGCGGCAACCTGGCGGACAGCTCCTGGAGTTGGAACGCACCGACCTACACCAACCGGACGGTGACGATCGCCGACCAGCAGACCCAGACGGTCGGCATCGCCAACAGCTACCGGCAGGACACGGGCGCCGTCGGTGTGAGCAAGCAGGTCGTCGCGCGTGAGGGCACCTCGATCAGCGCCTGGACCGGCGGGGCTGACCGTACCTTCCCGGTCGCCTACAGCTGTCAGGTCGGCGGCACTCAGGTCGCCAGTGGCACCACCGAGGTCGCCGCGGACCAGGCAGTGGTGCAGCTGAGCGGCCTGCCGGCAACCGCGAGTTGCAGTTTCACCGAGACCCAGCAGACACTCCCGGGTGACTTCGCCGACGCGTCGTATGAATGGGATGGCTACACCGTCAGCCCCCCAACGGTCACGGTCGGCGCCAACGGCACCGCCGCGGCCACGATCACCAACTATTTCGTCCGGGACACTGCCGAGTTGACCCTGGCCAAGCAGCTCGACGGTGAGGGTTACGTCGGGGACGGCGAGCCGTTCGAGGTCGCATGGAATTGTGGAACCGACTCGGGCACGGTGACTCTCGGGCCCGACGACAGCGAGACGGTCACCGTTCCGGCCGGCCCCAGCTGCACGGTCGAGGAGGCGGCTCCGGAAGCCGACCTGCTCGACGCCGGACACATCTGGGGGCCCCCCACCTATGACGGCCTGACGAATGGCGCGGTGTCGGTGCCGGCGAACGGATCGGCGACGGTCACGGTGACCAATCCGACGACCCCGATCTACGGCGCCGTCCAGGTGACGAAGGAACTCGACCCGAGCGACCTGAGCGCCGGTCTGGTCCACGGCGCTACCTTCGACATCACCGTCGAATGTGACGCCCCGGCAGAAGGCACCGACGAGGACTACTCCGAGACCTTCTCCCTCAGCGTGAACGGCACCGGTACCACGCCGCGCGTACCGGTCGGCACCGACTGCACCATCACCGAGGAGGACCCGGCCGATGCCCTGCTGGTCGACGAGTCCTACGTCTTCGGTGACGCCCCGGCAGCGCAGACCGTGACCGTCGACGAGGCCGATCAGGTCGTCGGCGTGACCGTCACCAACACTCTCGAACGGGTCTACGGCAGCCTCGACATCACCAAGGCGATCACCGGCGGACCCGACGGCGCCGGTGCGTCCGCCGACTTCGCCGGGACCTGGACCTGCACCAAGGGCGACACCGTCAACGAGGGCACCTGGAGCGTCACCGGGGCAGGACCGGCAGAGCTGACCGGCGACGCCGATCAGGTGCCGCTCGGATCGAGCTGTTCGGTCACCGAGGGCACCGTGGACGGCCAGCCCGTTCCCACCGACAGCTCCTACGTCTGGGCCGGATCCGACCTCGGCGGCACGGTCGTCGTCACCGGTGACGCGTCCGAGGCCGAGCTGACCGTGACCAACAGCGTTCACCAGTTGACCGGTTCCTTCGGCGTCGGCAAGACCGTCCTCGGCGGCCAGCCGGGTACGGACTTCGCCGACACGCCGTTCCTCATGAGCTACACCTGCGAGCTGCCGGACGGGTCGACCGCCGACGGCACCCTGCAGGTGGAGGCCGGCGGATCGGTCAGCGGCCCCGACCTGCCTGCCGGCAGCGACTGCACGCTGACCGAGCAGAGCGACTTCCCTGATCCGGTCGACCCGCTGGTCTGGCAGCCGGAGGAGACGACCGTCCAACTCGACACCGGCGATCCGCAGACCGGTGACAGCATCGACTTCACGATCGATGACGACGCCAGCCAGCAGGTCACCTTCACCAATGTCCTGGCAGAGGAGACCGTCTCCGTGGAGGCGGTGAAGGAACTCGACGGTGCTGTCGAGGGGTTCGACGAGGGCACCTTCGACCTCACCCTGACCTGTGTGTCGCGGGGAGCGTCCCCCCAGTTCGGTCCCGTCGCGGCCGAGGTCGGCGAGCCGGTGAGCTTCGACGGGGTGCCGCTGGGTGCCGAGTGTGCCCTGGCCGAGGCTCCGGTCGCCGCCGGGTACGGACTCACCGACCCCTCCTTCGCCTGGGACGGCGTGAGCATCGACGCGCCCGAGGTGACCGCCAGCGAGGATCCGCAGACGATCACCGTCACCAACTCGATCGGGCGCGTGTACGGCGGGTTGACCGTGAACAAGTTGGTCGAGGACCAGACCGGCGTGGTCGAGTCCGACCGTACCTACGGCGGCGAGTGGAGCTGCACCTATGGTGACGACGAGCCGGTCGAAGGCACCTGGGCGGTCGACGGTGCCGGCACGGCCAGTCTTGACGGCGTACCCGACGAGGGGATCCTGCTCACCTCCGACTGCACGGCCACCGAGACCGACGGCATCGATGATCCCCCGTCGGCCACCGATCCGTCGTGGGTCTGGGACGATCCGCAGATCACCGACGATGCCACCGTCGAGGCCGGGTCGCCGGCGGCGATCACGGTGACCAACCGCTACCACCGCGAATCCGCGTCCCTGCAGGTGACCAAGGAGATCACCGGGGAGACCGCGGGGTACGTCGGTGAGGGCGAGGCCTTCCAGGTCGACGTCCGCTGTGTCACCCCCGGCGGGGCCGGTGACACCCAGACGCTCGTCGGCCGGGTCGATGTCGCTCCCGGTGCCGACTCCCCGGTGACGCTGCTGGACCAGGCCCCGGTCGGCTGGGACTGCTCGGTGGCCGAGGCCTCACCCGGCCAGGAGCTGCTGGCCGACGCGTCCTATGCCTGGGAACTGCCGCAGATCGAGCCCGCCCGGTTCACCGTCGCCGACACCGACGACGTGGTGGTCGAGGTGACCAACCCGATCCGCCGGGTGTACGGACAGGTGGCCGTGCAGAAACTGGTTGACGCGCCCGAAGGTGTGGTCGACGCCGATGCGACCTTCGGTGGCGAGATCGTCTGCACCTACGGCGAGGGAGACCATGCCGAGGAGATCACCGATGAGTGGTCCGCCGAGGCCGGTCAGGTCAGTGCCGAACTGACCCAGGTGCCGGTCGGCTCCTCCTGCGAGGCGACCGAGACCGCGCCGTCGGACGACCTGCTGGCCGACGAGTCGTGGACCTGGGCCGATCCGGTGGTCAGCGACCCGGTCACCGTTGCCGCCGGGCAGACCTCGCAGCTGACCGTCACCAACACCCCGGAACGGGTCTACAGCGGTCTGACCGTCAGCAAGGTCTTCGACGGTGAGGAACGGGCTCTGGCCGACCCCGAGGCCACCATCGGTGCCACCTGGGTCTGCGCCAACGGCGACCAGAGCTGGAACGGTGTCGTCGACCTGCCACTGGCCGGCGGCGAGGTCACCGCCTTCGCCGCCGACGGCAGCGTCGAAGGTGTGCAGGTGCCGGCCGGCTCGAACTGTGCGGTGACCGAGACCACGCCCACCCAGGACCTGCTGGACGATGCCTCCTGGGCCTGGCAGCCACCGACGTACCAGGTGCTGGCCCCGACGGCGGGCGAGGTGACCTCGACCCCGGCCCAGCTGAGCACCGATGCCGAGACGGTCGCCTCGGTGGAGATCACCAACGATGTCACCCGGGTGACCGGGGCGTTCACCGTCACCAAGGCGATCAGCGGGTCCGATCCTGCCGACCTGCCCGCGGGCAGCCAGTTCAGCGGCAGCTGGACCTGTACCCATCCCGGGGATCCGGACCAGACCGGTGTCTGGGCGGTGACCGGTACGGGAAGCGCCACCATCGGTGGCATCCTCCGCGACTCCGAGTGCACGATCACCTCCGAGGACCTGCGGATCCAACCGCCGGTCGACGGCGATGACAGCTACCAGTGGGATGAGTGGAGCGCCGACGGCCCGGTGACGGTCGTCGGGGCGCCGGAAGCCGCCGTGCTGACGGTGACCAACCAGGTCGTCCGGGCCTACGGGACACTGACCATCACCAAGACACTGGACGACCCGGCAGAGGTCGTTGAGGACGGCCGTGTCTTCAGCGGTGGCTGGACCTGTACCTATCGCGACACCGATCCGGTCACCGGCACCTGGACCGTGACCGGCTCCGGCCCGGCCACTCTCCAGGGGGTGCCCGAGGAGGGAATCCTGTTCGGGTCCGACTGCACCGCCGACGAGGTCGGCGGCATCGATGTCCAGCCGTCGCTGGGTGATCCGTCGTACGGCTGGAATGCACCCGAGATCGTCGACGCGATCATCGGCGAGGACCCGGCACCGGTCACGGTGGGCAACAGCTACCAGCGGCGTACCGAACCGCTGACGGTGAGCAAGGAGCTCACCGGACAGGTGCAGGGTTATGTCGGCGAAGGCACGCCGTTCGGTATCGGGGTCGAATGTGTCAGCCCCGACGACGAGACGCTGTCGGTGTCGGGCCAGGTCGAACTCGCCCCGGGGGCCGAGGCGGTACAGCTGCTCGACGCCGCGCCCGTGGGCTGGGAGTGCACCGTCACCGAGACTGCACCGGAGCAGGACCTGCTGCGGGACGACTCCTATGCCTGGGGACAGCCGGTGATCACCCCGCAGACCTTCACCGTCGGGGCAGCGGATGCGCCCGAGGACGGTCTGGTCGAGGTCGAGAACCCGATCCAGCGGGTGTACGGAACCGTCGCGGTGCAGAAGCTCCTCGGGGACGAGGTGCCGCCCGGTGTGGTGAGTGATGATGCCGAGTTCGGCGGGCAGATCGTCTGTACCTATGGCGAGGGCGACGCGGCGCAGACCTTCACCGACGGCTGGACCGCCGGTGTGGGTGAGGTCGGTTCGAGCACGATGGAGGTCCCGGTGGGAGCCTCCTGCGAGGCGACCGAGAACGACCTGGACCAGGCCGACCTGGTCGACCAGTCGTGGTCCTGGACATCGCCGCAGTTCAGTGAGCCGGTGACCATCACCGCCGCTGACGAACCGGCCCGGCTGACCGTGACCAACACCGCCGAACGCCGCTACAGCGCACTGACGATCCAGAAGGTCTACGCCGGGCCGGAAGAAGCGCTGGCCGATCCGGTCGGAACGGTCACCGCGCAGTGGGTCTGCACCTACGGTGAGGAGACCTACCGCGGCGAGGTCGACCTGGCCGCCGACGGTGGTGAGGCGACTGCCTTCGCCGCCGACGGCAGCGTCGAAGGCATCGAGGTCCCGGCAGGTGCCGACTGCACCGTCAGTGAATCGGCCCCGGCTGAGGAACTGCTGGTCGACGGCTCCTGGTCGTGGCTGGCCCCGCAGTACCGGGTGCTCGCTCCGAGTGAGGGCCCGATCGGGACCGAGCCGGCCGAGGTCGTCACCTCCCGGGACGCCGTGGCGAGTGTCGAGGTCACCAACGAGGTGCAGCGCCTGACCGGTGAGCTGCAGATCACGAAGGCGATCACCGGCGCGGACCCGGCCGATCTGCCCGCGGACAGCACCTTCAGCGGCACCTACCGGTGCGAGCTGGCGGGCAATGAGCCGCAGACCGGAACCTGGACGGTTTCCGGTACGGGCAGCACCACGGTCGACGGCCTGCCGGCCGGTGCCGAGTGCGAGATCACCGGGGAGGACACCCCGGCCCAACCGCCGGTCGACGACAACCCCAGCTTCGGGTGGGGTCAGTGGACCGCCGACGGTCCGGTGACGGTGGTCGATGATGCGGTCGTGACACTGACCGTGACCAACCCGGTGGACCGGATCCGGTTCCCGATCAGCTTCTCCAAGCAGGTCACCGGCGCGACCGAGTTGCTGCCCGGGGGTAGCGAGTTCACGGTCCAGTACAGCTGTGCGGTGCCCGACGGTGGTGTCACCAACGGCAATGTCACCCTGGTCGATGGCGGCTCGACTCCGTCGGTGGATCTGACTCCGGGGAGTAGCTGCACGGTGACCGAGATCGCGCCGAACGAGGTGCCGGGCGGGCAGTGGGGTGCTCCGGTGTTCACCGTGGATGGCGGGACCGGTGCCGAACAGCAGAACCGGACGGTCGAGTTCGACCTGCCGAGTGCCGCGGATTGGGTGCCGGTCGAGGTGAGGGTCGAGAACCCGTTGTCAGCCGCTCCGTCACCGACCCCGACGCCGACGGGTACGCCGACGCCGACGGAGTCTCCGACCACGTCTCCGACGGGAACGCCGACCCAGTCCCCGACGGAAACGCCGACCCAGTCCCCGACGGGAACGCCGACCCAGTCTCCGACGGGAACGCCGACCCAGTCTCCGACGGGAACGCCGACCCAGTCTCCGACGGGAACGCCGACCCAGTCTCCGACGGGAACGCCGACGCAGTCTCCGACGGGAACGCCGACGCAGTCTCCGACGGGAACGCCGACGCAGTCTCCGACGGGAACGCCGACGCAGTCTCCGACGGGAACGCCGACGCAGTCTCCGACGGGAACGCCGACGCAGTCTCCGACGGGAACGCCGACGCAGTCTCCGACGGGAACGCCGACGCAGTCTCCGACGGAAACGCCGACCCAGTCCCCGACGGGAACGCCGACCCAGTCCCCGACGGGAACGCCGACGCAGACCCCGACCGGGTCGACCTCACCGAGCCCGACCGAGGTCCCGACCGAATCGGGGCCGCCGAGCACCTCGAGCGAACCGACCTGGTCGCCCTCGGCGACCGAAACCACACCGCCCGGCGAAGGTGGTGGTGATGGTGACACCGGTCCACTGGCAGGTACCGGATCGACCCTCGGTATTGGAGTGCTGGCCGTCACCGTGATCAGTCTGCTGGGCGGTCTGGCACTGCTACGACGACGGGACTGA
- a CDS encoding GNAT family N-acetyltransferase: MSPVAIRVAEAADAAACREIYAPYVTDTVITFEYDVPSVAELQRRIAGAYRWLIAERDGELIGYAYAGPFKARAAYDWACEVSVYLRQGLRRTGAGRALYTQLLDDLTECGFRTAVGVITVPNEASVGLHTALGFRPVGTFERIGWKHGGWHDVYWCRRELGPDPEAPPRFR, from the coding sequence GTGAGTCCAGTTGCCATCCGGGTCGCCGAGGCCGCCGATGCGGCGGCCTGCCGGGAGATCTATGCCCCCTATGTCACCGACACCGTGATCACCTTCGAGTACGACGTCCCCTCGGTGGCCGAACTGCAGCGACGGATCGCTGGTGCGTACCGCTGGCTGATCGCAGAGCGCGACGGCGAGCTGATCGGATATGCCTATGCCGGCCCGTTCAAGGCCCGGGCCGCCTATGACTGGGCGTGCGAGGTGAGTGTCTACCTGCGTCAGGGCCTGCGGCGTACCGGTGCCGGGCGCGCCCTGTACACGCAGTTGCTGGACGATCTGACCGAGTGCGGGTTCCGTACCGCCGTCGGCGTGATCACGGTGCCCAACGAGGCCAGTGTCGGGTTGCACACCGCCTTGGGATTCCGGCCGGTGGGCACCTTCGAGCGGATCGGCTGGAAACACGGCGGTTGGCATGACGTGTACTGGTGTCGACGCGAACTGGGGCCCGACCCCGAAGCGCCGCCGAGATTTCGATAG
- a CDS encoding dienelactone hydrolase family protein: MSTVLLLHSALGLRPAVGEFADRLRGFGHEVLTPDYYDGLVFDDTASGITYRDQIGASTLFARVRSQLADLPPDAAMAGFSLGSAFAQRLAAERPEASAVILLHAAAAPRRRWSGQPVQVHRYAEDDWISPGDVAALAAAVTASGAGFEDLVVPGHGHLFTDAGTADYDAAATERSLARIGALLESVEPSGAEPGTRAEGGT; encoded by the coding sequence ATGAGCACCGTGTTGCTGTTGCATTCTGCTCTCGGCCTGCGGCCCGCCGTCGGCGAGTTCGCCGATCGGTTGCGCGGTTTCGGGCACGAGGTGCTCACCCCCGACTACTACGACGGTCTGGTCTTCGACGACACCGCCTCCGGCATCACCTACCGCGACCAGATCGGTGCGTCGACGCTCTTCGCCCGGGTACGCAGCCAGCTCGCCGACCTGCCGCCGGACGCCGCCATGGCCGGGTTCTCCCTCGGCTCGGCCTTCGCCCAGCGGCTCGCCGCCGAACGGCCCGAGGCGTCGGCGGTGATCCTGCTGCATGCCGCCGCCGCCCCGCGCCGCCGGTGGTCGGGCCAGCCCGTCCAGGTGCACCGCTACGCCGAGGACGACTGGATCTCACCCGGTGACGTGGCCGCCCTGGCCGCGGCGGTGACCGCTTCCGGGGCCGGATTCGAGGACCTGGTCGTACCCGGTCACGGCCACCTGTTCACCGATGCCGGGACCGCTGACTACGACGCCGCGGCCACCGAACGCTCGCTGGCCCGGATCGGGGCACTGCTGGAGTCGGTGGAGCCGTCCGGTGCCGAACCAGGAACACGCGCAGAGGGAGGTACCTGA
- a CDS encoding glutamate--cysteine ligase: MGAEVNDASYTEEDRDRFAERVERSLDVLEEMLASQVFEHANPRAGMEVEINLVDEQGAPSPANTTVLTAIDDSAFVSELCQFNIELNLTPRHLGPGGLRTFEHVVRSSLNDAAARAARHDVGLAAIGVLPTAQPEDVTVTALTPNPRYALLDQHMRALREDPFDIVIDGAEPLHVSSESIAPEALCTSMQVHLQVAPEDFAGYWNASQAIAGIQLALGANSPFVFGHRWVAESRIPLFTQATDTRNRAERRAGVTPRVFFGDDWIGSVMDLFRANQRYRPLLPELTEEDPVEARAAGRTASLKELNLHNGTIYRWNRPVYDITPPGPHLRIENRVLPAGPTAVDMMANMAFYAGLTRELADRAADLWPDEPFDWARANFDAGVRDGINAIVSWPGKGQLPARELVSTVLLPRAAAGLQTYGVDAEDISHYLGVIQGRCDSGQNGAAWQTAEVAAREDAGASRNEALSSMMRTYLMRMHRNQPVHTWPVYPASEEVAN; this comes from the coding sequence ATGGGGGCCGAGGTCAACGACGCCAGTTACACCGAGGAGGACCGCGACCGGTTCGCCGAGCGGGTGGAGCGTTCCCTCGATGTCCTGGAGGAGATGCTCGCCTCCCAGGTCTTCGAACACGCCAATCCGCGGGCCGGGATGGAGGTGGAGATCAACCTGGTCGACGAGCAGGGAGCACCGTCGCCGGCCAACACCACGGTCCTGACCGCGATCGACGACTCGGCCTTCGTCTCCGAACTGTGCCAGTTCAACATCGAGCTGAACCTCACCCCGCGGCATCTGGGTCCCGGCGGTCTGCGCACCTTCGAACATGTCGTCCGTTCCTCACTGAACGACGCGGCCGCCCGAGCTGCCCGCCACGACGTGGGCCTGGCCGCGATCGGGGTGCTGCCGACCGCACAGCCCGAGGACGTCACGGTGACGGCGCTGACACCGAATCCGCGTTACGCGCTGCTCGATCAGCACATGCGCGCCCTGCGCGAGGACCCCTTCGACATCGTCATCGACGGTGCCGAACCGCTGCACGTGAGCAGTGAGTCGATCGCCCCGGAGGCTCTGTGCACCTCGATGCAGGTGCACCTGCAGGTGGCGCCGGAGGACTTCGCCGGGTACTGGAACGCCAGCCAGGCGATCGCCGGGATCCAACTCGCGCTGGGCGCGAACTCGCCGTTCGTCTTCGGTCACCGGTGGGTCGCCGAATCCCGGATCCCGCTGTTCACCCAGGCCACCGACACCCGGAACCGGGCCGAACGCCGGGCCGGGGTGACGCCGCGGGTGTTCTTCGGTGACGACTGGATCGGTTCGGTGATGGACCTGTTCCGGGCCAACCAGCGGTACCGGCCGCTGCTGCCCGAACTGACCGAGGAGGACCCGGTCGAGGCCCGGGCGGCCGGGCGTACCGCCTCGCTGAAGGAACTCAACCTGCACAACGGCACCATCTATCGGTGGAACCGGCCGGTCTACGACATCACTCCTCCCGGGCCCCACCTGCGGATCGAGAACCGGGTGCTGCCGGCTGGGCCGACCGCGGTGGACATGATGGCGAACATGGCCTTCTACGCCGGCCTGACCCGGGAACTGGCCGATCGGGCCGCCGATCTGTGGCCCGATGAGCCCTTCGACTGGGCCAGGGCGAACTTCGACGCCGGGGTACGCGACGGGATCAATGCCATCGTCTCCTGGCCCGGGAAGGGGCAACTGCCCGCGCGGGAACTGGTCTCGACGGTACTGTTGCCCCGAGCGGCGGCGGGACTGCAGACCTACGGTGTGGACGCAGAGGACATCTCGCATTATCTGGGCGTGATCCAGGGCCGGTGTGATTCCGGCCAGAACGGTGCGGCATGGCAGACTGCCGAGGTAGCCGCCCGCGAGGACGCTGGCGCCAGCCGTAACGAAGCGCTCAGCAGCATGATGCGTACGTACCTGATGCGAATGCACCGGAATCAGCCCGTCCACACCTGGCCGGTCTATCCGGCAAGTGAGGAGGTAGCGAACTGA